The proteins below are encoded in one region of Amycolatopsis magusensis:
- a CDS encoding LacI family DNA-binding transcriptional regulator: MITIADVARDAGVAPSTVSYVLSGKRSISLETRRRVEASVRKLGFHPHAGARALASSRTQVLALVVPLRTDIHVPVVMRFVTSVVTSARKHDHDVLLLTADEGPDGLRRVAGSASADAILVMDVEADEPRVPVLQSLLRPVVLIGVPDDPADLSCVDLDFTAAAARSVQHLADLGHTEVALIGPSPTVYERGTSFAGRFLRGFAASAQERGLRATNHACAPSYAAVRECVAKILAGQPELTGLVVHNEAVLGGVLAELERHGRRVPADVSVVAVCPEDMAAQYSTPLTTVAIPSDDVGRIAVEMAMRQLEGSGSAEVRLLSPKLTQGGSTARRR, from the coding sequence ATGATCACCATCGCCGATGTCGCCCGTGACGCCGGGGTCGCCCCGAGCACGGTTTCCTACGTGCTCTCGGGCAAGCGCTCGATCTCACTGGAGACCCGCCGCCGCGTCGAAGCCAGCGTGCGCAAGCTGGGTTTCCACCCCCATGCCGGCGCCCGCGCGCTGGCCAGCAGCCGCACGCAGGTGCTGGCGCTGGTGGTCCCGCTGCGCACCGACATCCACGTGCCGGTGGTGATGCGGTTCGTCACCTCGGTGGTCACCTCGGCCCGCAAGCACGACCACGACGTGCTGCTGCTGACCGCCGACGAAGGCCCCGACGGACTGCGCCGCGTCGCCGGTTCGGCCAGCGCCGACGCCATCCTGGTGATGGACGTCGAAGCCGACGAACCCCGCGTGCCGGTGCTGCAGTCCTTGCTGCGCCCGGTGGTGCTGATCGGCGTGCCGGACGACCCCGCCGATCTGTCCTGTGTGGACCTCGACTTCACCGCCGCGGCCGCGCGGTCGGTGCAGCACCTGGCCGATCTCGGCCACACCGAAGTCGCGCTGATCGGGCCGTCGCCGACGGTGTACGAGCGCGGCACCAGTTTCGCGGGCCGGTTCCTGCGCGGTTTCGCCGCCAGCGCGCAGGAACGCGGCCTGCGTGCCACCAACCACGCCTGCGCGCCCTCCTACGCGGCGGTGCGCGAGTGCGTGGCCAAGATCCTGGCCGGGCAGCCGGAACTGACCGGGCTGGTGGTGCACAACGAAGCCGTGCTCGGCGGGGTGCTCGCCGAGCTGGAACGGCACGGCAGGCGCGTGCCCGCCGACGTTTCCGTGGTGGCGGTCTGCCCCGAGGACATGGCTGCCCAGTACTCGACCCCGCTGACCACCGTGGCGATCCCGTCCGACGACGTCGGGCGGATCGCCGTGGAGATGGCGATGCGCCAGCTCGAAGGCTCCGGTTCGGCCGAGGTCCGGCTGCTGTCGCCGAAACTGACCCAGGGAGGCAGTACCGCGCGCCGCCGCTGA
- a CDS encoding sugar ABC transporter substrate-binding protein has translation MSSAALARNLVITGVTASALVLAGCGPSESGQAATEITALDYYADQQGSKAWQQVLDTCAAETGIKVNRQTVPTDQLLPKILKDASSRTLPDLLFADNPSLQQIASTGALTPLTDYGISTEGYYPGIVKAGTYQDKVYGLAPGVNGLALIYNKDLLQQNGIEPPQTWEQLKAAATALTKDGKYGLAFSALATEEGTWQFLPFFWSNGADLAKLDSPQAVEAMRFVSDLVTAGSASKSVLNWNQNDVADQFVTGNAAMMVNGSWNLARLDETAGLNYGVVPIPTPRPGVAPAVALGGEVGAIPATGAERQQAAAKVLGCILNEPNMVAWDKAHAYVPSKVETAKKFGQENPAMQPFVTEVETARARTAELGERYSTVSQALGAALQSVLAGQQSPEDALRAAQEQAGRP, from the coding sequence ATGAGCAGTGCCGCTCTAGCTCGAAACCTCGTCATCACCGGTGTCACCGCGAGCGCGCTGGTGCTCGCCGGGTGCGGGCCGAGCGAATCCGGCCAGGCGGCGACCGAGATCACCGCCCTGGACTACTACGCCGACCAGCAGGGCAGCAAGGCCTGGCAGCAGGTGCTGGACACCTGCGCGGCGGAGACCGGGATCAAGGTCAACCGGCAGACCGTGCCCACCGACCAGCTGCTGCCGAAGATCCTCAAGGACGCCAGTTCGCGCACGCTGCCGGACCTGCTCTTCGCCGACAACCCCTCGCTGCAGCAGATCGCCAGCACGGGCGCGCTCACGCCGCTGACCGACTACGGCATCTCCACCGAGGGCTACTACCCGGGCATCGTCAAGGCCGGGACCTACCAGGACAAGGTGTACGGGCTCGCGCCCGGCGTGAACGGCCTCGCCCTGATCTACAACAAGGACCTGTTGCAGCAGAACGGGATCGAGCCCCCGCAGACCTGGGAGCAGCTGAAGGCCGCGGCCACCGCGCTGACCAAGGACGGCAAGTACGGCCTGGCCTTCTCCGCGCTGGCCACCGAGGAAGGCACCTGGCAGTTCCTCCCGTTCTTCTGGAGCAACGGCGCCGATCTGGCCAAACTGGACTCACCGCAGGCCGTCGAGGCGATGCGCTTCGTCAGCGACCTGGTCACCGCGGGCTCGGCCTCGAAGTCGGTGCTCAACTGGAACCAGAACGACGTGGCCGACCAGTTCGTCACCGGCAACGCGGCGATGATGGTCAACGGCTCGTGGAACCTGGCGCGGCTGGACGAGACGGCCGGGCTGAACTACGGCGTGGTGCCGATCCCGACCCCGCGGCCCGGTGTCGCCCCCGCGGTCGCGCTCGGCGGCGAGGTCGGCGCGATCCCGGCGACCGGTGCCGAGCGTCAGCAGGCCGCGGCGAAGGTGCTCGGCTGCATCCTGAACGAGCCGAACATGGTCGCCTGGGACAAGGCACACGCCTACGTACCGTCCAAAGTGGAGACCGCGAAGAAGTTCGGCCAGGAAAACCCGGCCATGCAGCCCTTCGTGACCGAAGTGGAGACGGCCCGCGCACGCACCGCCGAACTCGGTGAGCGGTATTCGACGGTCTCGCAGGCACTCGGCGCGGCACTGCAGTCGGTGCTGGCCGGGCAGCAGTCGCCGGAGGACGCGCTGCGGGCGGCGCAGGAGCAGGCGGGCCGTCCGTGA
- a CDS encoding carbohydrate ABC transporter permease, translating into MTLGTPRRAAWAFLLPALVYVLLFFGYPLVNNISMSLREYSVRSFYTGEAPFAGLDNYAAVLGDPLFGTAVLNTALFTIGSIFFQFTIGLALAVFFSGRFPGSALLRSLLLLPWLLPLVVSGAVWRWMLDQDHGVINAALRAVGLADGPTPWLTDPGWALPAVIIVNIWIGIPFNLVILHGGLRAIPASLYEAAALDGASAWQRFRHVTWPLLRPVTAVVLMLGLVYTIKVFDVIMVVTGGGPANATQTLTTWAYQLSFDGDFAFGQGAAVGNLLVLIATVFGLLYLRSARAALREEQR; encoded by the coding sequence GTGACCCTGGGCACCCCACGCCGGGCCGCCTGGGCGTTCCTGCTGCCCGCACTGGTCTACGTGCTGCTGTTCTTCGGGTACCCGCTGGTCAACAACATCTCGATGAGCCTGCGCGAGTACTCGGTGCGCTCGTTCTACACCGGTGAAGCCCCGTTCGCCGGCCTGGACAACTACGCGGCCGTGCTCGGCGACCCGTTGTTCGGCACGGCCGTGCTCAACACCGCCCTGTTCACCATCGGCTCGATCTTCTTCCAGTTCACCATCGGCCTGGCGCTGGCGGTGTTCTTCAGCGGCCGCTTCCCCGGCAGCGCCCTGCTGCGCTCGCTGCTGTTGCTGCCGTGGCTGCTGCCGCTGGTGGTCAGCGGCGCGGTGTGGCGGTGGATGCTGGACCAGGACCACGGCGTGATCAACGCGGCGCTGCGCGCGGTCGGGCTGGCCGACGGGCCGACGCCGTGGCTGACCGACCCCGGCTGGGCGCTGCCCGCGGTGATCATCGTGAACATCTGGATCGGCATCCCGTTCAACCTGGTCATCCTGCACGGCGGGCTGCGGGCCATCCCGGCTTCGCTGTACGAGGCGGCCGCGCTGGACGGCGCGTCCGCCTGGCAGCGGTTCCGGCACGTCACCTGGCCGCTGCTGCGCCCGGTCACCGCGGTGGTGCTGATGCTCGGGCTGGTCTACACGATCAAGGTGTTCGACGTGATCATGGTGGTCACCGGCGGCGGCCCGGCCAACGCCACGCAGACCCTGACCACCTGGGCCTACCAGCTGTCCTTCGACGGGGACTTCGCCTTCGGGCAGGGTGCCGCGGTCGGCAACCTGCTGGTGCTCATCGCCACCGTGTTCGGCCTGCTCTACCTGCGCTCGGCGCGGGCCGCCCTGCGGGAGGAGCAGCGGTGA
- a CDS encoding carbohydrate ABC transporter permease, with protein MTRYLRTAFGVAVVIVLLFPLYWMVNASLQPAGSLLKPSPDWLPVNGTLDGYRSALSTQGGHLLASLAVAAGTVVVSLIVAMPAAYALAQLRFRGVQAFVFALLIVQMVPGPVMANSLYTLFSEFSLIDSYAGLVLADSTATIPFAILVLRAFMLSIPRELSEAARVDGAGYWRVFRSIIVPVSRNAMVTAGLFSFLFAWADFLFAVTLTTGRAIEPITVGIYRFIGNQSADWNAVLATAVLASIPAAVLLVIAQRYVVAGVTGGALKD; from the coding sequence GTGACCCGGTACCTGCGCACCGCGTTCGGCGTCGCGGTGGTGATCGTGCTGCTGTTCCCGCTGTACTGGATGGTCAACGCTTCGCTGCAGCCGGCGGGATCCCTGCTCAAGCCGTCGCCGGACTGGCTGCCGGTGAACGGCACGCTCGACGGTTACCGCAGCGCACTGTCCACACAGGGCGGTCACCTGCTGGCGAGCCTGGCGGTCGCGGCCGGCACCGTGGTGGTGTCGCTGATCGTCGCGATGCCCGCCGCGTACGCACTGGCGCAGCTGCGGTTCCGCGGGGTGCAGGCGTTCGTCTTCGCGCTGCTGATCGTGCAGATGGTCCCCGGGCCGGTGATGGCGAACTCGCTGTACACGCTGTTCAGCGAGTTCTCCCTGATCGACAGCTACGCGGGACTGGTGCTGGCGGACTCCACCGCGACCATCCCCTTCGCCATCCTGGTGCTGCGGGCGTTCATGCTCTCCATCCCGCGCGAGCTGTCGGAAGCGGCCAGAGTGGACGGTGCCGGGTACTGGCGGGTGTTCCGCTCGATCATCGTGCCGGTCAGCCGCAACGCGATGGTCACCGCCGGGCTGTTCTCGTTCCTGTTCGCGTGGGCGGACTTCCTGTTCGCCGTCACGCTCACCACCGGGCGGGCGATCGAGCCGATCACCGTCGGCATCTACCGGTTCATCGGCAATCAGAGCGCGGACTGGAACGCGGTGCTGGCCACCGCGGTACTGGCCTCGATCCCGGCGGCGGTGCTGCTGGTCATCGCGCAGCGGTACGTGGTCGCCGGGGTCACCGGCGGCGCCCTCAAGGACTAG
- a CDS encoding glycoside hydrolase family 31 protein, translating to MIEVRVRHEVIRIEPWGPDSLRVRVGRHGITEDLPGALVAPKPAEAQESEHQVVNGSLTATVELVGTDTGVVPVLSFTRTDTGAELFSEQRAHFWWPGPRLREERGGGYARLEQRFHAYEGERFFGLGQHTHGRLDQKGMVLDLVQRNGEVSIPFVLSSRGYGLLWNSPAVGRVELAENGTRWVADSARQIDYWVTAGSPLQILSRYADATGHTPMLPEWASGFWQSKLRYRSQQELLEVAREHKRRGLPMSVLVADFFHWTHLGDWRFDPAEWPDPDAMIAELDSLGIRLMVSIWPSVSPLSSNYAEMRDRGLLVGTEHGLPAHAPWHDKGFDVEMPVTFYDPTNPEAREFVWETVKRNYYDRGVRAFWLDACEPELQPGHPHNLSFHSGPGSEVANSYPLASAQTFHEGSRTAGADDVVLLCRSAWAGSQRYGAALWSGDIPATWDSLRTQVRAGLNVALSGIPWWTTDIGGFHGGDPDLPEYRELIVRWFQYGVFCPLFRLHGVRDPRGAFGPEMTGGPNEVWSYGPEAGELIASALWLRERIRPYLMTQMRAAHEHGTPPMRPLFTEFPDDSSAWEVDDEFLLGPDLLVAPVLHAGATSRHVYLPSGAQWTDAWTGEVSGGGLVEAPLDRIPLFLRDGTKLPISG from the coding sequence ATGATCGAAGTGCGGGTCCGCCACGAGGTGATCCGGATCGAGCCGTGGGGCCCGGACAGCCTGCGCGTGCGCGTGGGCAGGCACGGCATCACCGAGGACCTGCCAGGTGCGCTCGTCGCGCCGAAACCGGCCGAGGCGCAGGAGTCGGAACACCAGGTGGTCAACGGTTCCCTGACCGCCACGGTGGAACTGGTCGGCACGGACACCGGTGTGGTGCCGGTGCTGTCGTTCACGCGCACGGACACCGGCGCTGAGCTGTTTTCCGAGCAGCGCGCGCACTTCTGGTGGCCCGGCCCGCGTCTGCGTGAGGAACGTGGTGGCGGCTACGCCCGCTTGGAGCAGCGCTTCCACGCCTATGAGGGGGAGCGGTTCTTCGGCCTCGGGCAGCACACGCACGGGCGCCTGGACCAGAAGGGCATGGTGCTTGATCTGGTGCAGCGCAACGGTGAGGTGTCGATCCCGTTCGTGCTGTCCAGCCGTGGCTACGGTCTACTGTGGAATTCACCGGCGGTCGGCCGGGTCGAGCTGGCGGAGAACGGCACGCGCTGGGTCGCCGACTCCGCCCGGCAGATCGACTACTGGGTCACCGCCGGTTCCCCGCTGCAGATCCTCTCGCGTTACGCCGACGCGACCGGGCACACGCCCATGCTGCCGGAGTGGGCGAGCGGGTTCTGGCAGTCGAAACTGCGGTACCGCAGCCAGCAGGAACTGCTCGAGGTGGCCAGGGAGCACAAGCGCCGCGGCCTGCCGATGTCGGTGCTGGTGGCGGACTTCTTCCATTGGACGCACCTGGGCGACTGGCGGTTCGACCCGGCCGAGTGGCCCGACCCCGACGCGATGATCGCCGAACTGGACTCGCTGGGCATCCGGTTGATGGTGTCGATCTGGCCGTCGGTGAGCCCACTGAGCTCGAACTACGCGGAGATGCGCGACCGCGGGCTGCTGGTGGGGACCGAGCACGGCCTCCCCGCGCACGCGCCATGGCACGACAAGGGTTTCGACGTCGAGATGCCGGTGACCTTCTACGACCCGACGAACCCGGAGGCGCGGGAGTTCGTCTGGGAGACGGTCAAGCGGAACTACTACGACCGGGGCGTGCGGGCGTTCTGGCTGGACGCCTGCGAACCCGAGCTGCAGCCGGGGCATCCGCACAACCTGAGTTTCCACAGTGGACCGGGGAGCGAGGTGGCGAACTCCTACCCGCTGGCGAGCGCGCAGACCTTCCACGAAGGCAGCCGCACCGCCGGTGCCGACGACGTGGTGCTGCTGTGCCGTTCGGCCTGGGCGGGCAGCCAGCGGTACGGCGCCGCGTTGTGGTCCGGCGACATCCCGGCGACGTGGGATTCGCTGCGGACCCAGGTGCGGGCGGGCCTGAACGTGGCGCTTTCCGGAATCCCTTGGTGGACCACGGACATCGGCGGTTTCCACGGGGGCGATCCGGATTTGCCGGAGTACCGGGAACTGATCGTGCGGTGGTTCCAGTACGGAGTGTTCTGCCCGTTGTTCCGGTTGCACGGGGTGCGGGACCCGCGGGGGGCGTTCGGGCCGGAAATGACCGGCGGGCCGAACGAGGTGTGGAGCTACGGCCCGGAGGCGGGGGAGCTGATCGCGTCGGCGTTGTGGTTGCGGGAGCGGATCCGGCCGTACCTGATGACGCAGATGCGGGCCGCGCACGAGCACGGCACGCCCCCGATGCGGCCCCTGTTCACCGAGTTCCCGGACGATTCCAGCGCGTGGGAAGTCGACGACGAGTTCCTGCTCGGGCCGGACCTGCTGGTGGCTCCGGTCCTGCACGCCGGCGCCACTTCCCGGCACGTCTACCTGCCGTCCGGTGCCCAATGGACGGACGCGTGGACAGGCGAGGTGTCCGGCGGTGGTCTGGTCGAGGCGCCCCTTGATCGCATCCCGTTGTTCCTGCGTGACGGAACGAAGTTGCCGATCTCCGGGTGA
- a CDS encoding nitroreductase family deazaflavin-dependent oxidoreductase, whose amino-acid sequence MAQPTNSPTKWVAQHVQRYVETGGEQGGVFHGVPALLLTTRGRKSGRLRRTALYYGEDDGRYVVVASNGGAAKHPAWYLNLTAEPEVTVQVGADEFTAVAQSAEGAEWDRLWEMMADIFPTYRSYRTKTDREIPLVVLTRK is encoded by the coding sequence ATGGCCCAACCGACGAACAGTCCCACCAAGTGGGTGGCCCAGCACGTCCAGCGCTACGTCGAGACCGGCGGTGAGCAGGGCGGCGTCTTCCACGGGGTGCCCGCGCTGTTGCTGACCACCCGCGGGCGCAAGAGCGGCCGGCTGCGGCGCACCGCCCTCTACTACGGCGAGGACGACGGCCGGTATGTCGTGGTCGCCTCCAACGGCGGGGCGGCGAAGCACCCCGCCTGGTACCTGAACCTGACCGCCGAGCCAGAGGTCACGGTGCAGGTCGGCGCGGATGAGTTCACCGCCGTCGCACAGTCGGCGGAGGGTGCGGAATGGGACCGGTTGTGGGAGATGATGGCGGACATCTTTCCCACCTATCGGTCGTATCGGACGAAGACTGATCGGGAGATTCCGCTGGTGGTGCTTACCCGCAAGTAG
- a CDS encoding TY-Chap domain-containing protein: MTEVSDWETFGGGLTETLREVSDRVFLVVFSRAQPRIFVQFAGGEHELHAEAAAPTADPSSMTAAGWVPPTGDDPPNWTFFLPLPALTVEYAALAARCVVALRDTHGLATPDGLVYKAWRDAEWPSEAPPSERDPNPTLAHPSYAFAQPSPTFAHPNPTLRYPSPTFKQPSSTLARPNSTLRQSSSTLRQPKPTPVQPIPTFDERGSHTRASLYLRVSTTSGISRSVFVRYDR; the protein is encoded by the coding sequence GTGACCGAAGTGTCCGACTGGGAGACGTTCGGCGGCGGTCTCACCGAGACGTTGCGGGAAGTGTCCGACCGGGTCTTCCTGGTCGTCTTCTCGCGGGCCCAACCGCGGATATTCGTGCAGTTCGCCGGCGGCGAGCACGAGCTGCACGCCGAGGCGGCGGCGCCGACCGCGGATCCCAGCAGCATGACTGCCGCCGGATGGGTGCCACCAACCGGCGACGACCCGCCGAACTGGACCTTCTTCTTACCGCTGCCCGCGCTGACGGTGGAATACGCCGCACTGGCGGCGCGCTGCGTGGTGGCCCTGCGCGACACCCACGGCCTCGCCACCCCCGACGGCCTGGTCTACAAAGCATGGCGCGACGCCGAATGGCCCTCCGAGGCTCCTCCATCCGAACGCGACCCGAACCCCACACTCGCGCACCCGAGTTACGCGTTCGCGCAGCCGAGTCCCACGTTCGCGCACCCGAACCCCACACTCAGGTACCCGAGTCCCACGTTCAAGCAGCCGAGTTCCACACTCGCGCGCCCGAACTCCACACTCAGACAGTCGAGTTCCACACTCAGGCAGCCGAAACCTACGCCCGTGCAGCCGATTCCCACATTCGACGAGCGTGGGTCCCACACTCGCGCCAGCCTCTACTTGCGGGTAAGCACCACCAGCGGAATCTCCCGATCAGTCTTCGTCCGATACGACCGATAG
- a CDS encoding DUF6301 family protein, whose product MTSEVNYAAMSPAEVWETVDFWAGVPWPMSRADAQQMAVDRLGWAIEVEEGLGYLVNPAFTPPGVSMSGIDTVSSVRFRIADMVAEETPATRAFLGDLFTLTVREGAARLGRPSLRRDRGHTDATWEMGSAQVTATLASRSVMVRFRTPESR is encoded by the coding sequence ATGACCTCTGAGGTGAACTACGCCGCGATGTCCCCTGCCGAGGTCTGGGAGACCGTCGACTTCTGGGCCGGTGTCCCCTGGCCGATGTCCCGCGCTGACGCCCAGCAGATGGCGGTCGACCGCCTCGGCTGGGCGATCGAGGTCGAGGAGGGGCTGGGGTACCTGGTCAACCCGGCCTTCACACCGCCGGGGGTGTCGATGTCGGGCATCGATACCGTGTCGTCCGTGCGTTTCCGGATCGCGGACATGGTCGCTGAAGAGACACCGGCGACAAGGGCCTTCCTCGGCGACCTGTTCACGCTGACGGTGCGCGAAGGGGCGGCCCGGCTGGGGCGCCCGTCCCTCAGGCGCGACCGCGGGCACACCGACGCGACCTGGGAGATGGGGTCCGCCCAGGTCACCGCCACGCTGGCGTCGAGGTCCGTGATGGTCCGGTTCCGCACCCCGGAAAGCAGGTGA
- a CDS encoding NADP-dependent oxidoreductase: MTRMRAVEQDVFGGAEVLRLVERDRPEPGAGEVLVRVVAAGVNPADWKVRAGLVAPFEFPLTVGLDFSGVVADSRDARFSSGDRVFGMVFPPRGAYAEYVVARADAVAALPAELDHLEAAALPVAALTAWQALHRVAGLETGQRVLVHAAAGGVGHLAVQLAKLRGAEVVGTARAAKHDYLRGLGADQLIDYTETDFTTESGMVDVVLDAVGGEYSVRSMEVLKPGGILVDVTGRTGSAAHRAAALELATARGQRLAEFFVTPSSTDLADIAALVASGKLKVTLGEVLPLREAARAHRIGETNRVRGKLVLRVDA; encoded by the coding sequence ATGACGCGGATGCGAGCGGTCGAACAAGATGTTTTCGGTGGTGCGGAAGTACTTCGGCTGGTGGAGCGGGACCGCCCGGAGCCGGGCGCGGGCGAGGTGCTGGTGCGGGTGGTGGCCGCCGGGGTGAATCCGGCGGACTGGAAGGTGCGTGCCGGGCTGGTGGCGCCGTTCGAGTTCCCGCTCACCGTCGGGCTGGATTTCAGTGGCGTGGTCGCCGATTCCAGGGACGCGCGGTTCTCCAGCGGTGACCGGGTGTTCGGCATGGTTTTCCCGCCGCGGGGCGCCTATGCCGAGTACGTGGTCGCTCGCGCGGACGCCGTCGCCGCCCTCCCCGCCGAACTCGATCACCTCGAAGCGGCTGCCTTGCCGGTCGCCGCGCTCACCGCCTGGCAGGCGCTGCACCGGGTCGCGGGGCTCGAAACCGGCCAACGGGTGCTCGTGCACGCCGCCGCGGGCGGGGTCGGGCACCTGGCCGTCCAACTGGCGAAGCTACGGGGCGCGGAGGTGGTTGGCACCGCGCGGGCCGCCAAGCACGACTACTTGCGCGGGCTGGGCGCGGATCAGCTGATCGACTACACCGAAACGGATTTCACGACGGAGAGCGGAATGGTCGACGTCGTGCTGGACGCGGTCGGCGGTGAGTACAGCGTCCGCTCGATGGAGGTGCTCAAGCCCGGCGGGATCCTGGTCGACGTGACCGGGCGAACCGGCTCGGCCGCGCACCGGGCCGCCGCACTGGAACTGGCCACCGCCAGGGGACAACGGCTGGCGGAGTTCTTCGTGACACCTTCGAGCACCGACCTCGCCGACATCGCCGCGCTGGTGGCCTCCGGCAAGTTGAAAGTGACCCTAGGCGAGGTGCTGCCGCTGCGGGAAGCAGCGCGGGCACACCGAATCGGTGAGACGAACCGGGTCCGGGGAAAACTGGTGCTGCGCGTCGATGCGTGA
- a CDS encoding winged helix-turn-helix transcriptional regulator encodes MDTTNDPYQAGCPSRLVIEMLADKWTLLVLGVLRLNGGPLRFNELRRRLGGITQKMLTQTLRGLERDGLVRRTVYAEVPARVDYELTEIGLRAGELTKVIADWASTHADAITDARANFDG; translated from the coding sequence GTGGATACCACCAACGATCCGTACCAGGCGGGCTGCCCGTCCCGCCTGGTGATCGAGATGCTCGCCGACAAGTGGACGCTGCTCGTACTCGGCGTGCTGCGGCTGAACGGCGGGCCGCTGCGGTTCAACGAGCTGCGCCGCAGGCTGGGTGGCATCACGCAGAAGATGCTCACCCAGACGCTCCGCGGCCTGGAACGCGACGGCCTGGTCCGGCGCACCGTCTACGCGGAGGTGCCGGCCCGCGTCGACTACGAACTCACCGAGATCGGCCTGCGCGCCGGCGAACTGACCAAGGTCATCGCGGACTGGGCGAGCACACACGCCGACGCGATCACCGATGCCCGCGCGAACTTCGACGGATAG
- a CDS encoding nuclear transport factor 2 family protein, translated as MARTNRDIVQHAWRTFSEHDTGKIAAVFTDDAEWLAPDGNATAVALGVPSHMIGSESIARFLANDFPRLFARDVTVTFTGFYAAGDRVIVEETMSATLANGNAYVNDYCFVFELRDELIHRVREYMDTARGHRLVFGEAP; from the coding sequence ATGGCACGAACAAATCGCGACATCGTCCAGCACGCGTGGCGGACTTTCTCCGAGCACGACACCGGCAAGATAGCGGCTGTCTTCACCGACGATGCCGAGTGGCTGGCTCCCGACGGCAATGCCACCGCTGTCGCGTTGGGCGTTCCCAGCCACATGATCGGCAGCGAGTCGATCGCCCGGTTCCTGGCCAACGACTTCCCCCGGCTTTTCGCACGAGACGTCACCGTCACGTTCACCGGGTTCTATGCGGCGGGCGACCGGGTGATCGTCGAGGAAACAATGAGCGCGACCCTGGCCAACGGGAATGCTTACGTCAACGACTACTGCTTCGTCTTCGAATTGCGGGACGAGCTGATCCACCGAGTCCGTGAGTACATGGACACCGCGCGCGGGCACCGCCTGGTGTTCGGCGAGGCACCCTGA
- a CDS encoding alpha/beta fold hydrolase produces MTQDGVHVHGSSGPPVLLLPGGAEACEGFFPGLVEGLADCQVIVHDRPGTGSATAGGSLADAAAHLNALIDRLGFGPVVVVGQSLGGAVAVLLARDHPENVAGLVLLDPTPINDPRTCATLERVARATGKIASIPGPRHLIAAAMPALTARTARGLRPDCAEALRRNGRLDFTVLARAVDGITELSKGLREADLPRRPCAVVTADRKPTAPIRRAHARLATAFGAPLLCWPGATHNVHLDHPDETLATVREVVAQVRS; encoded by the coding sequence ATGACGCAAGACGGAGTCCACGTGCACGGGTCCTCGGGTCCGCCGGTCCTGTTGCTCCCCGGCGGTGCCGAAGCCTGCGAGGGTTTCTTCCCCGGTTTGGTCGAAGGCCTCGCCGACTGCCAGGTGATCGTGCACGACCGGCCGGGCACCGGAAGCGCCACCGCCGGCGGTTCACTGGCCGACGCGGCGGCGCACCTGAACGCGCTCATCGACCGCCTCGGTTTCGGCCCGGTCGTGGTGGTCGGGCAGAGCCTCGGCGGTGCCGTGGCGGTGCTGCTGGCGCGCGACCACCCGGAGAACGTCGCCGGACTGGTGCTGCTGGACCCGACCCCGATCAACGACCCGCGCACCTGCGCGACCCTGGAACGCGTCGCGCGCGCCACCGGGAAGATCGCGTCGATTCCCGGGCCGCGCCACCTGATCGCCGCCGCCATGCCCGCCCTCACCGCCCGAACCGCCCGCGGCTTGCGCCCAGACTGCGCCGAAGCACTCCGGCGGAACGGCCGGCTCGACTTCACCGTGCTGGCCCGCGCGGTCGACGGCATCACCGAGTTGTCCAAGGGTTTGCGGGAGGCCGACCTCCCTCGCCGCCCTTGCGCGGTGGTGACCGCCGACCGGAAACCAACAGCCCCCATCCGGCGCGCCCACGCGCGACTCGCCACCGCGTTCGGCGCACCCCTGCTCTGCTGGCCGGGTGCCACGCACAACGTGCACCTGGACCACCCCGACGAAACCCTCGCCACCGTGCGCGAAGTCGTGGCCCAGGTCCGTTCCTAG